The Spodoptera frugiperda isolate SF20-4 chromosome 25, AGI-APGP_CSIRO_Sfru_2.0, whole genome shotgun sequence genome includes the window ATACTTTTTTGACCGCAACCGCCCCTCGTTCGACGCAATCCTGTACTACTACCAAAGCGGCGGCCGCCTGCGGCGCCCCGTCAACGTCCCACTAGATGTCTTCTCCGAGGAGATTAAATTCTACGAACTCGGAGAACAAGCCACAAACAAGTTCCGGTGAGTAAATAGTCGCAAAGCATATTAACACTATGTCTACATGCTAAACTTgcacattataatttaatcaaatcCTTCCAGTGAGGATGAGGGCTTCATCAAGGAGGAGGAGAAACCCCTTCCCTCCAACGAGCGCCAGCGCAAAATCTGGCTGCTCTTCGAATACCCCGAGAGCTCTCAGGCCGCACGCGTCGTGGCCATCATCTCTGTGTTTGTCATCCTCCTTTCCATCGTGATCTTCTGCCTGGAGACCCTCCCAGAGTTCAAACACTACAAGGTCTTTAACACAACCACCAACGGCACTAAGATCGAAGAAGATGAAGTCCCTGACATCACTGACCCATTCTTCTTGATAGAGACACTCTGTATCATATGGTTTACGTTCGAGTTGATAGTACGGTTTCTGGCGTGTCCCAACAAGTTTAACTTCTTTAGAGATGTCATGAACATAATAGACATCATCGCCATTATCCCGTACTTCATCACCTTAGCGACAGTCGTAGCAGAGGAAGAAGATACTCTAAACCTACCGCGCGCCCCGGTGTCCCCGCAAGACAAGTCGACTAACCAAGCGATGAGTCTGGCCATACTGCGGGTGATACGTCTGGTGCGGGTGTTCCGTATCTTCAAACTGTCTCGACACTCCAAAGGATTACAGATTCTGGGTCGTACGTTAAAGGCGTCGATGAGGGAACTGGGCTTATTAATATTCTTCTTGTTCATTGGTAAGTCTAACGTTGTTTTTAATAGAGATATATGCGCCTTACCTatgttctaaaatatatttgccTACTCTTGTTCACTAATCCCAAGTTTTTCAAATCTTTGTAATATCAGTACAGATAGTATAACTGTAGCTGATCTAATAAGCATCTACACTTGAACTATATATCAAAGCAAACCGTGTCATCGAGGTGTATTTGTGATACGGAAAGAAGATCGCGGGATGTGTATTGTGATGCAGCAGGCCGGGCCCGGCCGGGCGGTGAGAGTGGTGAGCGCGGTGCCGGTTACTTCAATTCCATTCTCCATTGACTCAGTAAAATCTATCCAATATTCAATCCTGTCGCAGTCTGTGATCCTAAATCATTATCTTCAACCTTAGCGCGATCGCGTCCTGACGGTGCGTTCACATTCTATTTTGCGTTCGCAGGTGTCGTGGTCTTTTCCAGTGCCGTATTTTTTGCTGACAAAGACTGCAATGACACTAATTTCGATAGCATTCCTGATGCCTTCTGGTGGGCAGTAATTACGATGACCACAGTCGGCTATGGAGATATGAGGTAACCTGTGTCGCGCCGCCCCCCGCCCTGCCTTCCCCGACCCCGCCGCTCGCAAGCCATCCTACCACTGTATGTCGCACTGTATTCTCCGTTGGTGTGTGCTTGTTCTTCAAGGTGTGGTGCTGTTTTCATCCGCGGTGTACTTCGCTGAGGCGGGAAGTGAGAACAGCTTCTTCAAATCCATACCTGATGCGTTTTGGTGGGCGGTCGTGACAATGACAACTGTGGGATACGGAGACATGACGTATGATACTGCGACTTCACCCTAAGTTTCATCTTTGCCTTCTCGTCATTTCATTTATTCCCAACCCTTACATTGGTATATTTAACACTATTGTGATATTCTTTCGCCACATCATGTAATTACGCTTCAGTTTGATTTGATCGTCTGTTCGCTTAGAACTTAACCGATACACGTTTTATTCACATTATACTCAGTCTCTTGCACGGTCGAGAAAATTTCTTATTGtcttgttacttttattttctcaaaAGATGTTTGTGTCTTCAATACTGTCCTTAAcccatacaattttacatggaAGCACAGTTGTAAAATTTTTCATTGACAAGACATGTTCAAAATAGGGTGCTAGTACCGGCCCCGTCGTCCGTGTGACTATCGCCCCTCCCAAAGCGTATTCTATTAATATGAGAGAGAACAGCTTTAGTTGTACATTTCAAACGCGGTGTCGCTCGCTCCTAGCACTTGAAGTGACCGGTTGTGAAACAATTCTTATCCACTGTCGAATGTTTACTCCTCTGTATGGCTTTCGCTAGATGTGTACCGTCGGATGTATCCTGTTTCGGTGTTGTGGCTATTACGAATGTTACTAAAGTAAACATATCGAAAATGGTGATCGACACATCATCTCGTCGTGTATTCTTCTTCATAGCGTGCAGTAGAACTCTACATAGAAATCGCTTCTGCACCCCGTGGTTCGACTATCATCGCCACTATCTCTCTCTGTCTAGTTGTTGGAATGCCCTGCAAACGTGTCTTTGATGGTAAATTTTACACAGTAATGCTACTATGTTTAAAATGATTCATTGCTTTTTTATATCACTGGCTTCCAATCATTAGCATCACACACCATTTTCGATGATAGAGAagtatatgtatttacatatttgtGTGTAGCAGTAAACGTACGCGTGCATGTCTGTGAAGTCGTTCTGTAGGTGAAACAATGTCCGTAGTTTATGTTCTAGTCTAATCTTACGCCCGtttaggttattttctttttatttggttGACTTTATTTTCTCTGATTATTGACGTCCTTTGCAAAATATGATCGTGGCGTTAAGATGTATTTTGGTATACATTTAGATTTTGGCAACGGCGTTGCCAATCAAATGTTCTACTATAAATACGTTCTCGAAACGCACAATTATTTTTTCCTTTGGACACACCAGCTAGCGTTATACAAACTGCATTGCAATGACTGGTGTTACAGCTCGCTGTGACACGCTAGCGAGTATGTATGTGGAGGAATGACATTGTACTGCTTGCGCCCTTAATTTCGCCAAGCGATTGGTCTTACCTATTTCAAAAACTTTACtcatgtttttgttaaatctCAGTTTTTCTATTCAGTTTCGATTGGTAGTTGAGTCAtttcgttgtttttttatattattatttgatttagtcGTTCGTCGACGGTATGTATGTCCATTTTAACGCATGAACATCATCAATCGCGTTTATGTTTATTAACATTATGATTCATTCGATTTTTACTGGACTAGCTGGAAGACAAGTTTGCGTTctgtgttttaataaaatgcgtTTATGGTATAGGCCTGTTGGCGTCTGGGGAAAAATCGTCGGATCCCTGTGCGCCATTGCCGGTGTGCTCACCATCGCATTGCCCGTTCCTGTCATCGTGTCCAACTTCAATTACTTCTACCACCGTGAGACCGACCAGGAGGAAATGCAATCGCAGAACTTCAACCACGTCACCAGCTGCCCGTACCTGCCTGGCACTATGGGCGAGCCTTACCTCAGTAAGTAGTTCATGTTTATTCTCTTTTCGTTGACTAGGTACTGTAATTGTTTCCAACAATCTTTGTGCCGCGCAACCATCGAGCAACACTTTGCGAATGTTGACGCCAAATCTTTAAAGTGTTAACTTATCACAAGGTTGTTAAAGACCCTTTTATTATACATGTACTTTTATTCACAGCATGCGTAgatttcaattttcattttgACTGCATGACTTTTTGTTTTtcacttttatttcatttttttatttttcgtttcttttatgttaattttcgGTACTTTCAGGTGGGAAGGAAGACGACGAGGTTTGCAGTGATCAATGACTGTTCAACAgtgttgttatttatatttataatatgaggACTTAAGTATTCGCAAGAGACGATATCCGTGATATTACCGCGTAAGACACAAACGAGTGCAGTTTTtgattttttgtgtaaatattttagttagtaagcgatgtaaaataatcaaataaaaaatgttatttattttctttagttaaatTTGAGTTTGTTATTGgttgatgttatattttatgttgtatatttttgttttatatggaGTGCTTAAGTTTTAGTTAGGTAAATCATAAAGTGCATTCCGCATTTAATAACTGTTTCACTAGCAGAGTGAATCAACTGTGCAGTGTATCGGCGATGGGTAGGACACACACACATGCCACGCGCTTGTGAACACAAACAGTATTCGAGCGCAACTTGTCGACAAACAGAACGAGTTTATTTTTCTCGTTGTCGTAATTACACTATGTTGCAGCGAGAGATTGgatatttacatatattattttagggAATTATTTTGGGAAAGCCTCGTCTACACGTACGATGTATGTACCAACAAatagttatttacataaaaactcGACGTTCCGCGCCAAATTCTTGGACTGAGTCACACATTCAGCTTATTGTGTTAACTGGGAACAAAGGAGTTAGGGACGAGACAAATATCAGTGTCAAATGGGTAACCGACTGACCCCAATGTGGGAAGAATCTctcaataattatgtatatgggTACTCTTGTGGCATGGCAAATATATACGTGTTCCTACCAAAACAATTGGCTGACTTATTtccaatacattattttacaaatacaaaacttCGCACTGGCATGTAagtactttttttgtatttgacttttttttcttttcattttgattttgtgCTCGTAGTTCGGATACGTCATCGGTTTTTGTATCGTTAAAATTTTGAGTGTAGCTTAATTTTTCGTAGTTCGAAAACATCGTTGATTATAGTAGGTAATTCGAGTATTAGTCGCTTCGGTACTGACGACATTATCCTCATAGATTTACTTCTAACTGCACTAACAATTTCGATACTTAGGTAACCATCCATTAATAGTTtggtacaataataaattagttcatTTAAATGATTGTTAACATTGGTTAATAGTCTTAAACACATGGGGTTCATAAGAAAACATCATCGGAATGTTGTGCatgcaatattaaattaatatttcatgtttatttaactgCAGGACGCAAATAGTCTTTTAACGGTTTCGCTAGTTTATGAGTAAGAAGTAGTATAAAATTTAAACTAAAGAACGATGGGACAACGTATAAATTTCGCGCATACATATCAATTATATTGTAAATCAACGGCGGATCGCGTCCAATGGCAGCGCGCCAGACTGCTCGACAGActtcattttgtttgtgtttgtttgtagttCGTACTTCTATCGTATTCCCTTAATAAACAACGATTACTAATTAGTTGTATTTTAAAACGCCTTGTTATAGAACtagttcaaatatttttaacaggTTTAGAAATTCATTtgtcaataataatgttttaaataattctaataCGGACATAATTTTCGacagtaaaaaatactttattcgaACTGAAAATTAAACCGGAGACTGCCAGCTCAGGCGCGCTAACTGACTTTCTTCGATTGcgtaataaaaccatttttttataaacttaacCAAAAACTTTAACAGAAATAACAATCGGCTTGAAAAGAATTCAATCATAATTCATTGCAAATAAATagctttaaacaaaattttaacttcaaactaACTGTAAACGGAGGGCTTAGTGtgagtttgtttttcgtttaacGAGGTCGAAActaaagcgcgttcggcgctctgattggttggtgcaTTCGCAaaggccaatcaaagcgccgaacacgctctcgttttattttagttcaacgtaaagcaaactcgtattaagggtaaaTACAGTCctatttattccatttaaacATCACGCCTTAACGCCAGGTGGTGTAACTGGTCAAAAGAGTATTTCGCTTGGTAACAACTTGGTTGCGTACTAACTGGTTCATCCCCCTAACATTTGTCTGTACGATTATGGTTTCTCACGCcggaatactgaaacgctactcaagtTTTAGGTACTtgaatatcgtgctatctctgtcattttacaatGAATCTAGAGAGATAGCAAtatttttgagagcgtcttaaattTGAATAGCGGcttttgagtatttgaacatcAATGAAGGGTCCCCATACTAACAGAATCATAACCGGTCTTGATTTAACAAATTTGTCTCAGTTACAAGTAGATAGCCAGCAGTAACAGTCCACTACAAGATGTAGAAAATATGCTAGTTATCAAACCCAGTAACCtcttaatagattttcaaccacAACACAAAAtggtaaggttgaaaatgtattacagGGCTAGATTGGTGAGCCTAACCCATCCAGAATTCAACATTCGCGGTACAGTTTCAGGTCCTATTCACAAAAAGTCTTCAATAAGCGGTGAATCATCATCGGACGTGATGGATATGGAAGAAGGTGCCATGGTGGCTGATTCTCACTTGGAGCAGAACCTCAGGCGCCTCAAGGATGAGGAGAAGGTCCTGCTGGAACAGCAGGCGACGTTTGAGACCGGTGGCAATGATGACATCGGAGCCCTGGAGCATCAAGATGCCATTCGGCTGAATCACGTACGTTGGCTATGTTAAGGTGTCTTACGTCCTTACTAAAGAaactttcaatacaaaatcagaATAGGGAATATTTTtgtgacaatattttattatgattttgtcGATctctttataagattatttgcTAATTCCCTGGTAGGTACAAGCTCTTACGACGACCGcgcaaaagtaaataattagttaACATTTTTCGGTTGTGTACgtttattagaaatatattatgatttagGACTTATTATACCGAAATCAGTACTTATTTTctcttaacataaataattaattaataatacttcGCAAATACGTTTTATATTTCTATGTCCATATATTTGCAAGTTAGCTAAAGGCAATACAAGAAATAAGTACATGACGTCAAAATAATGATGAGATTTTAGCAGAATACTTTCTTAATACAttaacctaataaataaaatactcaaaGAAAATACACTAATTAATAGCTACATCGTCTCAAAGACAAAAAGTATTGTTACTTCGGTGGACATTGTGTTACGAAATTACTGGGAAAATGAAGCGACACGTGACCGAGCCCCTGTCCCTGAAACTCGGGGTCCTGGCGTCATTCACGTTGCGAAATTAACAAGGCCGTGGCCTAGTGTTAACAAGGAAATATTTTACTTCTTGTATGTTAACAATGTTTCACTGATTTTGCAAGGTTtcactttttactttattgGGTCAACTTCGTAACCAAGTACGAGGGTTACGAATTAGGGTTATAACTTGCGCAagagttttcattgtttttatggATTCTTCAGTTAAACTTTAGGGTCGGTacattgtttgattgtttgaaacATTTGGGGTTggaaaaaaagtttttatttcctGTTTAGACGTAACGTGATGAAAAACAAGCAGCATATGACACTGATGGTGATTACAGACTGAAATACACTGATTTACAATCGTAAATGTTTAACTATGAGATGGTATAGAGTTGTGTGTTCATGGATGTGTGTACTGCCCACAGCTGCGGCAGGCTAAGTTGGAGAAGCAGCAGGCGAGGAAGCAGCGCGCGCAGCAGGGACAGTCGCAGTCCCAAGCGCAGGCGCACAGCCACGGCCACTCGGGCCCCGGGCCGCGCCGCGAGCACaccgcgcgccgccgcgcctGCACCGTGCGCGTCAACAACCTCCACGGCGCCGAAGCTATAGAGACTGACGTCTGACTATCGGGTCAGTACCACCCCCTCACCATCAGCCAGGTCATCATTTCCTCACCAGCACACATTTAACACTTTACTGGGCTACCCTCATTCGGCTCAGTTTTAACATCAGTATTAGAAGTGCTTCGCTATATTTGTTTCTAGTTTTCATATTTGATTCTAATTGAAGTACTTGCCAAATGAGGGTAGAAAAAGCAAACTTACGCTGTTGCTTGGTAAGGAGTTAATCATACCTTATACCACTTACCTTCAGTCCATCCGCTCCTCAAACTTCAGTTAGCTACATCGCTAattgccaatagaaaaatatcgaGCTCACTTATTAGACATTtagaaagaaattatattttctcaTAATTAAAAGTTCACAAAAACAGAGAGACTTTAGTAGACATAGAgcgttttttatatatttactaaatatttaagtatgttattattattgtcattatAGAAAATCATTGCagattaatatattatacaagtatTATACTATATTTAGCCTGGAAGTAATTATTTAGCGTGTTAGCAACAAGTTTTTCAGTTGGATTTGTACATACATGTAGGTGAAAGTACTGAGAGCGTATAGTAGGAGAGCAGCTGGTACAGCTTAGAATCAGCCATAGAGCACAGAACGGCACACAGTAGCACGTCGCCCCATACATCATTCCGCACTCGTTGCGACCTGCGTTCTACATCGCGTTCTGCAACACAATACGCTGCGTAACAACGTATCACAAAATGTTCGCGCTTTGTTCaaagtttttacatttttgcaTCATGCTGGCAAATCAAGTGCGACGCTTttcaattttgaatattttttttttataattaatgtaaatatttgaattaatattttgactAAGGTGAGTAAAGAAACGTTAATTTTTCTAATACGTATTCTAAGATTGAATTTGtgtacattgaatatttttattttgtgttaggtCATcaaaaaacaagattaaaagtaataatagtttatGTTGAAACTATTTGAAATTTTCTCATGACTTCGTGTTTccatgaaataaaatttcatttgtGAGACAATTGCGGAGCATATAGATAATTTTCGAAGAGGAGACGTTATTGTGTGCCTTGTTTGAAACCAGTACTGCAACTTGCAACCGTAACATACAAGGTACTAACTTACGCTTGTTTCTCAGTCAGACAAGAGATAACGCGGTTTACAACGTATTTATTGTAACGAATGCATTTATTTTCCCACAAGAGGTAGGGTAAGACTAatgcgcctaccacacgtgcatgcctgaccacagttttaattgcacatgcttgtcgcatgaaaagactgaacacggatgtgtctaccacacggcacagttaagtacgcgcaagccacattcttgtcgacatcgtcggcgtggaaacaatggttcccaatgaagaactatttcttctgctattatttttcaagtgtttgtttgtgaaaaaaaagaaaatacaaaagtcaaagtgtaaacgatcaaagtggacaaaaaaatggctgttgaatagaaaaattcattcacatatacatctactcaaggatttaagagatgagccaagcgattggcggaattaattattattattattcatttttaacgaCCGTGCGCGTACAATTACTCTACACGACTAAACTGAGAGCGGCTTGAACACTGAACTACCAACCACACGCGCAGACAAGTTTGTACAAGTTtagcttgcgcatgccagaatttcaagcaagtttaaaaaccatcaagccaagcattggagtttgcgcatgctaccgttttaccaactacacgcacagtgttcagtgtacaagctggcatgcgcaagtaaaactgcggtcaagcatgcacgtgtggtagacgcattatgcgcctaccacacgtgcatgcctgaccacagttttaattgcacatgcttgtcgcatgaaaagactgaacacggatgcgtctaccacacggcacagttaagtacgcgcaagccacattcttgtcaacatcgtcggcgtggaaacaatggttcccaatgaagaactatttcttctgctattctttttcaagtgtttgtttttgaaaaaaagaaaatacaaaagtcaaagtgtaaacgatcaaagtggacaaaaaaatggctgttgaatagaaaaattcatTCACATATACATCTACTTAAGGATTTAAGAGATGAGTCAAGCGATTGgcggaattaattattattattattcatttttgaCGACCGTGCGCGTACAGTTACTCCACTCGACTAAACTGAGAGCGGCTTGAACACTGAACTACCAACCACACGCGCAGACAAGTTTGTACAAGTatagcttgcgcatgccagaatttcaagcaagtttaaaaaccatcaagccaagcattggagtttgcgcatgctaccgttttaccaactacacgcacagtgttcagtgtacaagctggcatgcgcaagtaaaactgcggtcaagcatgcacgtgtggtagacgCTTTATcgacgactgcacggttggtggtGACTGGTAGactggctaccgcgcaacgtgtagtgggctaaatttccgcacggaactctttgtgtgatccacaaattgttgtttcgggtctgagggtcatgtgtatgtgaatttgtatgtttaccTACAaaacaggaggaaatcctagtgtagggcaatgtttcttttttaatgaaaaatgcgGCGACAATAACTTTTTACTAAATTCTAAAATTACCTGACTTAATACTTATTGCGTTACGTTACGCGTattataaagtaagtaaatgAAATGATAACAGTAAAGGGCCGtgttaatttcaatttcaaacatCAGCAAAGCTTACTTATATTCAGTTGTAGGTTGTAGGGTTTTCAATTACGTAAATCGCTCGTTTACAGTATCCTGGACTGAAttgtagaattttattattatatgagtCAAACTATAAAACAAGGAATATACCATACTTTGGAAGTACTAGAACATGTAACGAGTAGGCACCTACACGTACCTAGGTATCTTTAGAGAAGGATGCGAATGCGATGCACCTTACAGGTATTAACGGTGGctaccggggtggttttagtagGGTAAAAATcacacactccctagtcttttatccccaaaaagctaggcgccaaGCTTCCCAACGTCATTAAAAATATGGTATCTTTACAGATAGGGTTTAGCAGTTTTAGATACACACAAATTAAACcgttcataaaaaaaaaacatcaactaAACATTTTGACTTTAAATCTTAGCTAGTAAAGCACAAGAAATGGATAAAACATCGTAATAAACAGTAAGAATAAAGGCTGACACGAGTCAGCCTTTACACGTGTTCTGTATATAACCAACAACAATCGAAGGAGGGAAATGACAGAGTTCCTCTTATTACCTCCCAGTAAACGCTAACGGAGGGAGGATATGACGCATGTCCTCACCTGAGGAGGTATTCTATCTCAACTCGCTCAATATATTCCCtctctttatacatattttgtctgTATTTTATCACCAATAAAAGTGGGAATAAAATGCCTAGTATACGGTGTCTCATGTGTGTAGGGTGTCGTTAATAGTACTACGGATGTTTACATAATATCTAGTAATGCATAATATATCTGGTAAATTCAATTTGTTTTCGTACACACGaatttacaattatattttttaagatgtattaattatcattatcatgactgcacggttggtgcggtagctgggcaactggctgccgcgcaacgggtagcgggttcgattcccgcacggagcaactctttgtgtgatccacaaattgttgtttcgggtctgggtgtaatgtgtatgtgaacttgtatgtttgtaaacgcacccacgacacaggaaaaaccCTAGTGTGcggcaaagttaaaaaaaaaattatgattaactgtcgtggtggcccggagtttTAAGAAacccgctcctcatgcatgagggtgcgggttcgaaacctacctatagcaaagtaccaatgagacgttttctgagttatatctaatttctaaaattatttagacaccactgacaaacggtgtagagtaaaaaaagtaaaaaaaaaacatcgttagGAAACTTGGGTTTATAAATCTGAAATCGCctactcgcattgagcaagcgtggtgattaatgctcaatccttctccgtgtgagaagaggctgtCGCAAACGCGCTAGTCttctatttttgtgttggacagTGCATCAATCGAAGAaggctaaataaataattaataagagCTAAGCAGAGGGAAACTGCGAAGTAGGAACtagtgaaataataaaataaataagctcATTGCTACATGAGTGGATCCAAAGATTTTTGTGCTTAGTAGCTTAGAGTAGTACTGAGGTTTTTGTGATCGAAGTGTGGCTTACCCCATGttactggtgaaaagtaggtgtcaCATTTAATATGCTAAATACCTAACCCTTGGAAAAGAAAAGAATTCCTAGTTTTGTCTAGAAAAATGTATCCGTAGGAGATTGTTTCGTAAAACTGGATACTAACTTGATCTCATATAGATTAAATTTCAAACGATCTTCAAGTTATCGAAGCCTCAACTCACTTTACTATTCAGACGAAAACATCAATATTGTGctgttattattattctctgaataataattattattctgtctAACTTACCGTGGTTCAGTAAATGTTGTTGTAACTTTTTCGAGGTTACCGAGTTTCTTCACAGTTCGACTACACCTGCATTATGACGCCCCAACAACCTGCATTGGATCACGACTGAGAATTGACAAAACAACCATCTTCAGTTGTCAAGCCAAGAAACTTTTTTGCAAGACAATTACTAAATATGTCACAGCTTGgtctatttatagattttagAAAGACTAGTCATACTAGGACAATGTCATCTAATTTACTAATTAGGTTCGATATGGTATAAGTCAAGTGACTGTGTGTATAACTGAAAAATATGAAGTATTCCCTGGGGCCAAAGTTGGTAATCACCGATATTATTAACATGGTTGTGTGCGGCGGGTGTGGTGTGGGGCGGGGTCGGCGGGGGCCAGCGGGGGCAGGCGGGTCGTACTATTCGTTACACGTTTTATGAACGATGACGATGTGTTGAGTGAATGGCACCATTGAGTGCACACATCGCAGAAGTGCAGTGTCCTTGCGACGAAGTTGGCTTGAATGGATGCAGGAATCTGGATCGATAGCCGCTGCGGCATCGGCGCGCCTGTGACGTCACGCAGTCACACCGCCACGTGCTCGCCGCACCGAGCCCGTAGTTATCAGCCGCCGACAACAACCTGCACCCCTATTAGTAAATAATGTGCTGCGCCATTTTGTGCCGTCGCCAGACGCCTTACAGACGTTGTGGCTGCGACGCCGCTGTCGCTGCACTACTGACCCCGTTTTCtagttttttaaagtatttttatgtttggcAGGTTCATGcttagacattttgttttactcGGTCTTATCGAAGTATAGTAGATTTATATGTTTTGAGATGTGTTTTAGGgaaataacatataatatatttctttacgtagcataataataataggtatgtttGCTAATATGTATGATATTGttctaatatgtataatatttgcaAAAGTGATAATTTGTgttaatcattaaattatattatgtttggaTAAAGTATCCAaaccaataattttatgaataaaactacCCTTTGTAAGGTTTTGATTTCAATGAACATCTCAGgcgatataataataagtttggAACAGAACTACAGCTAGTTTTATAGAAACAATTCtgtatcaaaataaaagataagaTACAGATGAAGATTTGATTACATTATTATACCAAGCATGTAA containing:
- the LOC118262972 gene encoding potassium voltage-gated channel protein Shaker isoform X7, giving the protein MFAGGGAGFQKQSKPPWESTNTSSGADIPYNRSLPKLCNQEEEPGRPPQGGVVTFEPIQHDHDFCERVVINVSGLKFETQLRTLNQFPETLLGDPTRRIRYFDPLRNEYFFDRNRPSFDAILYYYQSGGRLRRPVNVPLDVFSEEIKFYELGEQATNKFREDEGFIKEEEKPLPSNERQRKIWLLFEYPESSQAARVVAIISVFVILLSIVIFCLETLPEFKHYKVFNTTTNGTKIEEDEVPDITDPFFLIETLCIIWFTFELIVRFLACPNKFNFFRDVMNIIDIIAIIPYFITLATVVAEEEDTLNLPRAPVSPQDKSTNQAMSLAILRVIRLVRVFRIFKLSRHSKGLQILGRTLKASMRELGLLIFFLFIGVVLFSSAVYFAEAGSENSFFKSIPDAFWWAVVTMTTVGYGDMTPVGVWGKIVGSLCAIAGVLTIALPVPVIVSNFNYFYHRETDQEEMQSQNFNHVTSCPYLPGTMGEPYLISGPIHKKSSISGESSSDVMDMEEGAMVADSHLEQNLRRLKDEEKVLLEQQATFETGGNDDIGALEHQDAIRLNHLRQAKLEKQQARKQRAQQGQSQSQAQAHSHGHSGPGPRREHTARRRACTVRVNNLHGAEAIETDV
- the LOC118262972 gene encoding potassium voltage-gated channel protein Shaker isoform X1, giving the protein MGAPQTPRPIEENDGVPLPRVAVVEELREIQEDRKLERRRGGQGPRRRGLENELEGERRRPRRRPRKKCLSWSQFCGILRWLCTFGRTSLPKLCNQEEEPGRPPQGGVVTFEPIQHDHDFCERVVINVSGLKFETQLRTLNQFPETLLGDPTRRIRYFDPLRNEYFFDRNRPSFDAILYYYQSGGRLRRPVNVPLDVFSEEIKFYELGEQATNKFREDEGFIKEEEKPLPSNERQRKIWLLFEYPESSQAARVVAIISVFVILLSIVIFCLETLPEFKHYKVFNTTTNGTKIEEDEVPDITDPFFLIETLCIIWFTFELIVRFLACPNKFNFFRDVMNIIDIIAIIPYFITLATVVAEEEDTLNLPRAPVSPQDKSTNQAMSLAILRVIRLVRVFRIFKLSRHSKGLQILGRTLKASMRELGLLIFFLFIGVVLFSSAVYFAEAGSENSFFKSIPDAFWWAVVTMTTVGYGDMTPVGVWGKIVGSLCAIAGVLTIALPVPVIVSNFNYFYHRETDQEEMQSQNFNHVTSCPYLPGTMGEPYLISGPIHKKSSISGESSSDVMDMEEGAMVADSHLEQNLRRLKDEEKVLLEQQATFETGGNDDIGALEHQDAIRLNHLRQAKLEKQQARKQRAQQGQSQSQAQAHSHGHSGPGPRREHTARRRACTVRVNNLHGAEAIETDV
- the LOC118262972 gene encoding potassium voltage-gated channel protein Shaker isoform X11, whose amino-acid sequence is MGAPQTPRPIEENDGVPLPRVAVVEELREIQEDRKLERRRGGQGPRRRGLENELEGERRRPRRRPRKKCLSWSQFCGILRWLCTFGRTSLPKLCNQEEEPGRPPQGGVVTFEPIQHDHDFCERVVINVSGLKFETQLRTLNQFPETLLGDPTRRIRYFDPLRNEYFFDRNRPSFDAILYYYQSGGRLRRPVNVPLDVFSEEIKFYELGEQATNKFREDEGFIKEEEKPLPSNERQRKIWLLFEYPESSQAARVVAIISVFVILLSIVIFCLETLPEFKHYKVFNTTTNGTKIEEDEVPDITDPFFLIETLCIIWFTFELIVRFLACPNKFNFFRDVMNIIDIIAIIPYFITLATVVAEEEDTLNLPRAPVSPQDKSTNQAMSLAILRVIRLVRVFRIFKLSRHSKGLQILGRTLKASMRELGLLIFFLFIGLLASGEKSSDPCAPLPVCSPSHCPFLSSCPTSITSTTVRPTRRKCNRRTSTTSPAARTCLALWASLTSFQVLFTKSLQ